A stretch of Aristophania vespae DNA encodes these proteins:
- the nhaA gene encoding Na+/H+ antiporter NhaA, producing MNIASIRRFFKQPAGGAIILLVASILGFWAANSSLSGAYFSLIEAKIPLPGLSANLTFEEFVATGPMALFFLIIMIDIKKELVSGHLSSIKSAALPLISALGGMIVPALIYILMTLTHPDVFRGWAVPIATDAAFTLPIILALSHYVSDGARVWLVALAIFDDVLGIVVIALFYGSAFNYIALLAALIITLGLVVLNRVYIQSLWAYGIGGCLLWVALLVSGVHPTIAGVITGLSLPSYSKLGEIAPLQKAEEVFYPWVNWLILPVFGFVSVGVSLSNMTTEMIFAPVTLGIMLGLLVGKPIGVFGATYLAQKLKIASLPYNTSWEMIFGLSILCGIGFTISLFITGLAFFNTPYLIQAKLGIFVGSILAALIGWAWLRFYCSPIMQLHKYKH from the coding sequence GTGAATATAGCATCAATTAGGCGCTTTTTTAAGCAACCTGCTGGAGGGGCTATTATCCTTCTAGTAGCGTCCATATTAGGCTTTTGGGCGGCTAATTCTTCTTTATCGGGGGCGTATTTTAGTCTTATTGAGGCAAAAATACCTCTTCCAGGCTTAAGCGCAAACTTAACTTTTGAAGAATTTGTGGCCACAGGACCAATGGCGCTGTTTTTTTTGATAATAATGATTGATATTAAAAAAGAACTGGTCTCTGGTCATCTTTCTTCTATCAAAAGCGCAGCTCTCCCTTTGATTTCGGCTTTGGGCGGTATGATTGTGCCGGCTTTAATCTATATCTTAATGACATTAACTCACCCCGATGTTTTTCGGGGATGGGCTGTGCCAATTGCGACTGATGCTGCTTTTACTTTGCCTATTATTTTGGCTTTAAGCCATTATGTTTCTGATGGCGCGCGTGTTTGGCTTGTTGCATTGGCGATTTTTGATGATGTACTAGGGATTGTCGTTATCGCACTTTTTTACGGTTCAGCCTTTAATTATATTGCCCTTCTGGCGGCTCTTATAATCACTCTGGGCCTTGTGGTACTTAATAGAGTTTATATTCAGTCTTTATGGGCCTATGGGATTGGGGGCTGTTTGTTATGGGTGGCGCTGTTGGTGTCTGGCGTGCATCCGACAATCGCAGGGGTGATTACGGGGCTAAGCCTGCCAAGCTATAGCAAATTAGGTGAAATCGCTCCGTTACAAAAAGCAGAAGAAGTTTTTTATCCCTGGGTAAATTGGTTGATTCTGCCCGTTTTTGGTTTTGTAAGTGTGGGCGTTTCACTCTCAAATATGACTACTGAGATGATTTTTGCGCCTGTTACATTGGGCATAATGCTTGGTTTGCTCGTGGGCAAACCCATTGGGGTATTTGGCGCAACTTATTTAGCGCAAAAACTCAAAATAGCATCGCTACCTTATAATACTTCGTGGGAAATGATTTTTGGTCTCTCCATATTATGCGGCATAGGCTTTACAATTAGTCTCTTTATAACGGGCTTAGCCTTTTTTAATACGCCTTATCTTATTCAAGCAAAATTAGGCATTTTTGTTGGCTCAATTCTTGCAGCGCTTATTGGGTGGGCGTGGCTAAGATTTTACTGCTCACCAATTATGCAGCTTCATAAATATAAGCATTAA
- a CDS encoding HAD family hydrolase — MIKAIDVTSYKFSAIIFDCDNTLAKTAPVHYIAFSTAVKNCGYSMEEAWYYERVGISGIDLLKDFQKTYNAAFDIDKASLESGILFKKNIKLVRAVEPVAQVAHDYYKKLPMAVASGGNRPTVEATLEAINIAPLFKTVVTVEDVTKGKPAPDLFLLAAQKLSIAPQDCLVFEDSDEGIEAAQAASMQVIDVRKVLGPDYLK, encoded by the coding sequence GTGATTAAGGCGATTGATGTAACATCCTATAAATTTTCAGCAATCATATTTGATTGTGATAATACTTTAGCCAAGACAGCACCTGTTCACTATATCGCTTTCAGTACGGCCGTAAAAAATTGCGGTTATAGCATGGAAGAGGCATGGTATTATGAGCGTGTAGGAATCTCTGGTATTGATTTATTAAAAGATTTCCAAAAAACTTATAACGCTGCATTTGATATTGATAAAGCCTCACTTGAAAGTGGCATCCTGTTTAAGAAAAATATTAAATTGGTTCGTGCCGTTGAACCAGTTGCACAGGTAGCACATGATTATTATAAAAAACTTCCTATGGCTGTGGCCTCTGGTGGAAATCGTCCCACTGTTGAGGCTACTTTAGAAGCTATAAATATTGCGCCACTTTTTAAAACGGTGGTGACTGTTGAGGATGTAACAAAGGGCAAGCCTGCTCCTGATTTATTTTTATTAGCTGCGCAAAAGCTTTCTATAGCACCGCAAGACTGCCTCGTTTTTGAAGATAGTGATGAGGGGATTGAGGCGGCTCAAGCAGCTTCTATGCAGGTTATAGATGTCCGCAAAGTTCTTGGCCCTGACTATTTAAAATAA
- a CDS encoding DMT family transporter — MRLSQATIGLLLALAGFAALAISDMFSKLLAGQINPFEVAFSGGAFGLLLLPLVKKKHESYADTIPYKKEIPLWLLRAVAVFTATAVSVEAFMLLSMPEALSLMFLMPFMANILSAVFLKERISLASWLSVFVGFIGVLIVLRPGVKPFNLGYVCALISALANAISVIAYKVAAGKTNKLELLSSSLCGPLIGNGLLMMGHFTWPRDITAWINLFGYGFLAALGQLLLMLAAQKTPASRVSLSQYSQMIWAVLFSQIIFHDHLDRWTVLGVLIVTFSGTINWICRYMLLIWTGKLEITEEDEKRNRLASHSS; from the coding sequence ATGAGGCTCAGTCAAGCAACTATTGGTCTGCTTTTGGCATTGGCAGGCTTTGCAGCTTTAGCCATTAGCGATATGTTTTCCAAATTGCTCGCAGGACAAATAAACCCCTTTGAGGTGGCATTTTCTGGCGGTGCATTTGGGCTTTTGCTGCTTCCTCTCGTAAAGAAAAAACATGAGAGCTATGCAGATACGATTCCTTATAAAAAGGAAATACCCCTCTGGCTTTTGAGAGCTGTGGCGGTTTTCACAGCAACAGCTGTGAGCGTAGAAGCCTTTATGCTGCTTTCAATGCCAGAAGCATTGTCGCTTATGTTTTTAATGCCCTTTATGGCCAATATTTTATCTGCTGTTTTCTTGAAAGAGCGTATTTCTCTGGCATCCTGGCTATCGGTTTTTGTTGGGTTTATTGGTGTTCTGATTGTATTGCGGCCAGGCGTAAAGCCTTTTAATCTGGGTTATGTTTGTGCGCTTATTTCTGCCTTGGCTAATGCTATTAGTGTAATTGCTTATAAAGTTGCAGCTGGTAAAACAAATAAGTTAGAGCTTCTAAGCTCAAGCCTTTGTGGACCTTTGATAGGCAATGGCCTTTTAATGATGGGGCATTTTACGTGGCCGCGTGATATTACAGCATGGATTAATCTTTTTGGTTACGGCTTTTTGGCTGCTTTAGGGCAGCTTCTTTTAATGCTCGCAGCACAAAAAACACCTGCAAGCCGCGTATCACTCTCTCAATATAGTCAAATGATCTGGGCTGTCTTATTTAGTCAGATTATCTTTCATGATCATTTAGACCGTTGGACTGTTCTTGGTGTTCTTATCGTGACATTTTCTGGCACAATCAACTGGATATGTCGCTATATGTTGCTGATCTGGACAGGAAAGCTAGAGATTACTGAAGAGGATGAAAAGCGTAACCGCTTAGCCTCTCATTCTTCTTAG
- a CDS encoding glycerol dehydrogenase, translating to MTHKVPRTVTSPKKFIIGSGLLAQLPDFVKDFGDNALIISDVFIVDRVKKESIAALEKANLKGYAEQFAFECTDKEIKRLGELAKTQGSNVIVGVGGGKTLDTAKAVAYYYKLPVILYPTIASTDAPCTALAVVYKEDHSFDRYLYLPQNPDAVVADTSILAAAPARFFAAGIGDALATYFEARACYHSDGLNLVLKRPSHTGLGLAEMCYDFLCENVEQAMFAVHNKISTPALEQVIEATIYLSGVGAESGGLAAAHAVNNGMSVVPDLHQAQHGEKVVFGLLTQLVLENAPKEEIEDVIDVIKAAGLPMTLAELGLKSFKEEEWRKVAQLACDKGDTMGNMPFEVTENEVYDAMIAANAMAEYYRKQ from the coding sequence ATGACTCATAAAGTACCCCGTACAGTAACATCACCAAAAAAATTCATTATTGGCTCAGGTTTACTTGCGCAATTGCCTGATTTTGTTAAAGATTTTGGTGATAATGCTCTTATTATCAGTGATGTCTTTATTGTAGATCGTGTTAAAAAAGAAAGTATTGCGGCCTTAGAAAAAGCAAATCTTAAGGGGTATGCTGAACAATTTGCCTTTGAATGTACAGATAAAGAAATTAAACGCCTGGGTGAGTTAGCCAAAACTCAGGGTTCAAATGTTATTGTTGGTGTTGGCGGCGGTAAAACGCTCGATACAGCTAAGGCAGTAGCTTATTATTACAAGCTTCCTGTCATTTTATACCCTACTATTGCCTCTACTGATGCACCTTGCACAGCATTAGCCGTGGTCTATAAAGAAGATCATTCTTTTGACCGCTACCTCTATCTTCCCCAAAATCCTGATGCCGTTGTTGCTGATACAAGCATCTTGGCTGCGGCCCCCGCACGGTTTTTTGCTGCCGGTATTGGTGATGCGCTTGCAACATATTTTGAAGCACGTGCCTGCTACCACTCAGACGGACTCAATCTTGTTTTAAAAAGGCCATCTCATACGGGGCTCGGCTTGGCAGAAATGTGCTATGACTTCTTATGTGAGAATGTCGAACAAGCTATGTTTGCCGTGCATAATAAAATCTCTACACCTGCTTTAGAGCAAGTGATTGAAGCTACAATATATTTGAGCGGTGTTGGTGCTGAATCTGGGGGCCTTGCAGCAGCACATGCTGTTAATAACGGCATGAGCGTAGTGCCTGATTTGCATCAGGCGCAGCATGGTGAGAAAGTTGTATTCGGGCTCTTAACACAATTAGTGCTTGAAAATGCTCCTAAAGAAGAAATTGAAGACGTTATTGATGTGATCAAAGCTGCTGGTCTACCAATGACGCTTGCGGAATTGGGCCTGAAAAGCTTTAAAGAAGAAGAATGGCGCAAAGTAGCTCAGCTTGCTTGTGATAAAGGTGATACAATGGGCAATATGCCTTTTGAGGTCACTGAAAATGAAGTTTACGATGCTATGATTGCTGCTAATGCTATGGCTGAATATTACCGTAAACAATAG
- the panC gene encoding pantoate--beta-alanine ligase — protein MEQCITIESLRHARNTLGNVGFVPTMGFLHEGHLSLVRRAKAENDAVIVSIFVNPAQFGPGEDFETYPRSLEQDMALLAKEGVDIVFTPKAGDIYPQNYVTEVSVKGVATQLEGASRPGHFTGVATIVTKLFNIVQPQKAYFGQKDAQQCAVIKRFVADLNIPVTIITVPTWREKDGLASSSRNVRLNPEEREKAPALYKALQRAQSLFQKGERDRNVLEKAIRDTLKQNNIEKIDYAKIVDPLTFQEVNPVSESGIALLAVPFSQARLIDNLPLALE, from the coding sequence ATGGAACAATGCATAACTATAGAGTCTCTACGTCATGCACGTAACACGTTAGGGAATGTTGGTTTTGTACCTACTATGGGTTTTTTGCATGAAGGTCATCTTTCTCTCGTGCGCCGGGCAAAAGCTGAAAATGACGCCGTTATTGTTAGTATTTTTGTTAATCCAGCCCAGTTTGGACCAGGTGAAGATTTTGAAACATATCCCCGCTCTTTAGAGCAGGATATGGCGCTTTTAGCTAAAGAAGGTGTTGATATCGTTTTCACCCCCAAAGCTGGCGATATTTACCCTCAGAATTACGTTACTGAAGTCAGTGTAAAAGGTGTTGCTACTCAACTAGAAGGTGCATCTCGTCCGGGGCACTTTACAGGTGTGGCAACTATAGTAACAAAACTCTTTAATATAGTTCAGCCGCAAAAGGCATATTTTGGGCAAAAAGATGCCCAGCAATGTGCTGTAATCAAGCGTTTTGTGGCTGACTTAAATATTCCGGTTACAATCATTACAGTGCCTACCTGGCGTGAAAAAGATGGATTAGCATCTTCAAGTCGGAATGTGCGTTTAAATCCAGAAGAACGTGAGAAAGCACCTGCGCTTTATAAAGCATTGCAAAGGGCACAATCTTTATTTCAAAAAGGAGAGCGTGATCGTAATGTTTTGGAAAAAGCTATAAGAGACACGTTAAAACAAAATAATATTGAAAAAATTGATTACGCTAAAATCGTTGATCCGCTTACATTTCAGGAGGTTAACCCGGTAAGTGAAAGCGGCATTGCTCTGCTTGCTGTGCCCTTTAGTCAGGCAAGACTTATTGACAATTTGCCCCTAGCGTTAGAGTAA
- a CDS encoding SDR family oxidoreductase, giving the protein MGAGMQSQADPVGHYPKPPFPKQPQQWPGLQSKMDPRPDCGETSYKGSGRLAGRKALITGGDSGIGRAVAIAYAREGADVAISYLPQEESDAREVIELIQKEGRKAVALPGDLRKEEVCQNVVKTAVEKLGGLDILVNNAGRQQYCEDILELTTEAFDWTLKTNIYALFWLVKAAVPHLPKGSAIINTTSSNAYSPSPILVDYSLTKAAIANMTHTLGQQLLKRGIRVNAVAPGPFWSALQVCGGQPQSAVEKFGSETAYQRPGQPVEIAPVYVTLASHESSYVTAQVWGITGGNGMPG; this is encoded by the coding sequence ATGGGAGCGGGAATGCAAAGCCAGGCTGACCCAGTTGGGCATTATCCTAAACCCCCATTTCCAAAACAGCCTCAGCAATGGCCAGGTTTACAAAGCAAAATGGATCCACGTCCTGATTGTGGAGAAACCAGTTATAAGGGCTCAGGACGCCTAGCTGGTCGCAAGGCACTTATTACAGGTGGTGATTCTGGTATAGGAAGAGCTGTCGCGATTGCCTATGCGCGTGAAGGTGCTGATGTTGCGATTAGCTATCTTCCTCAAGAGGAAAGTGATGCACGCGAAGTCATTGAGCTGATTCAGAAAGAAGGGCGCAAGGCTGTGGCTCTTCCAGGAGATTTGCGCAAAGAGGAAGTGTGTCAAAATGTTGTTAAAACTGCTGTAGAAAAATTGGGTGGGCTTGATATTCTCGTCAATAATGCAGGCCGGCAGCAATATTGCGAAGATATTTTGGAGCTGACAACCGAGGCGTTTGACTGGACGCTTAAAACAAATATTTATGCGTTATTTTGGCTGGTAAAAGCTGCTGTACCACATTTGCCCAAAGGAAGCGCAATTATCAATACAACCTCAAGTAATGCATATTCTCCAAGCCCTATTTTGGTCGATTATTCTCTGACCAAGGCCGCGATTGCTAATATGACTCATACTCTCGGCCAGCAGCTCCTCAAAAGAGGAATACGCGTCAATGCCGTGGCGCCTGGTCCTTTCTGGAGTGCTTTGCAGGTCTGTGGAGGTCAGCCACAATCAGCAGTCGAGAAATTTGGCTCAGAAACAGCCTATCAACGCCCTGGTCAGCCCGTAGAAATTGCCCCTGTTTATGTCACGCTCGCTTCTCATGAGAGTAGTTATGTAACAGCACAAGTGTGGGGTATTACCGGTGGCAATGGTATGCCAGGGTAG
- a CDS encoding TIGR03862 family flavoprotein: MINQHSPDSATSLSEKKVIAIIGAGPAGLFAAECLARKGYSVHLFDHMKRAGLKFLLAGRTGLNLTHSEPFEILLSRYGKAQSWLEPALRAFTPTQLIEWAEGLDQPCFTGSSGRVFLKSFKASPLLRAWLERLRDLGVTFHARHKLVSLETQKAQFQTATGLVNYKFDGCVLALGGASWSRLGSDGQWVQMFPHNCAPLEPSNCGFYPDWSEEFCQTHEGAILKAITLTYDKHQIRGDLTLTRRGLEGGPLYTLSPHLRDAIKQNGEVIVKLNFRPLLSHEVIVQRLSQQRPRESRANRLRKSLKFDRFSTALINHYGDKTQDNESLASMITSFPLKLVAPAALDRAISTAGGIKSEAFDEHFMLKSQAGIFVCGEMLDWEAPTGGYLLQACFSTAFACSHHLDRWLSQ; encoded by the coding sequence ATGATTAACCAACACTCTCCTGATTCTGCTACCTCATTATCTGAAAAAAAAGTAATTGCCATTATTGGCGCCGGACCAGCTGGTTTATTTGCCGCTGAATGTTTGGCGCGAAAAGGTTATTCTGTCCATCTTTTTGACCATATGAAGCGCGCTGGCCTTAAATTCCTTCTTGCTGGACGGACGGGGCTTAACCTCACTCACAGTGAACCTTTTGAAATATTGCTCTCCCGCTATGGAAAAGCACAGTCATGGCTCGAACCTGCTTTGCGTGCTTTTACGCCCACTCAGCTCATAGAATGGGCTGAGGGACTTGACCAGCCATGCTTTACAGGAAGTTCTGGCCGCGTTTTTCTAAAATCATTTAAAGCCTCCCCCTTGTTACGCGCGTGGCTAGAAAGGCTGCGGGATTTAGGGGTGACATTTCATGCCCGCCATAAGCTGGTCTCTCTGGAAACACAAAAAGCACAGTTTCAGACCGCTACCGGGTTAGTTAATTATAAATTTGATGGCTGTGTTTTAGCCTTGGGAGGCGCTAGCTGGTCTCGGCTGGGAAGTGATGGTCAATGGGTCCAAATGTTTCCCCATAACTGCGCCCCTCTGGAGCCTTCTAATTGTGGTTTTTATCCTGATTGGTCTGAAGAATTTTGTCAGACACATGAAGGTGCTATTCTTAAAGCCATTACCCTTACTTATGATAAACACCAGATTAGAGGCGACCTCACATTAACCCGTAGAGGACTAGAAGGCGGACCTCTCTATACGCTCTCCCCTCACCTAAGAGACGCTATTAAGCAAAATGGTGAAGTTATTGTTAAGCTTAATTTTAGGCCATTATTATCGCATGAAGTGATTGTGCAGCGCCTTTCCCAGCAGAGGCCACGTGAAAGCCGTGCCAATCGCCTTCGAAAATCGTTAAAATTTGATCGCTTTTCTACAGCCCTTATCAATCATTATGGTGATAAAACCCAGGACAATGAAAGTCTTGCTTCCATGATCACCAGCTTTCCGCTCAAGCTTGTTGCACCGGCTGCATTAGATCGTGCCATTTCCACAGCTGGTGGCATTAAATCTGAGGCTTTTGATGAGCATTTTATGCTGAAATCTCAAGCTGGTATTTTTGTCTGTGGAGAGATGCTAGATTGGGAGGCTCCTACAGGCGGCTATTTATTACAAGCCTGTTTTTCTACGGCTTTTGCCTGTAGCCACCATCTGGATCGCTGGCTTTCACAATAA
- a CDS encoding diacylglycerol/lipid kinase family protein, whose amino-acid sequence MLTRYALLIVNPIAGHYSKRRLHKFVHYLQQLNWHVFVEPTHFKGHGAQLAQNYINSGTQLDLIIIGGGDGTISEIAQILLGQTIPLALFPIGSANVFARELNIDFNDRRNAIMISHYCQKEIWPAIVSSDQSKTIFIQMLGMGPDGWVVHNVSTKIKKIFGRAAYVLSTFLMILRYKFPEFSIFIDGHSYKINAAIISKGCFYGGNFQITAASKQSSKNCDAILFRCNNFYKFGLAFLKLLFCKKNTDHLEIITAKEIIVPASDNIFMQIDGDVFSAKEIKISISPHPLRLLVPKNNSNNF is encoded by the coding sequence ATGCTTACTAGATATGCATTATTAATCGTTAATCCTATTGCAGGCCATTATTCTAAAAGACGGCTCCACAAATTTGTGCATTATTTGCAGCAATTAAATTGGCATGTTTTTGTTGAGCCAACGCATTTTAAGGGACATGGTGCTCAGCTCGCACAAAATTATATCAACTCTGGGACTCAACTTGATCTCATTATTATAGGTGGTGGTGATGGTACAATTTCCGAAATTGCTCAAATTTTACTAGGCCAGACGATCCCTTTGGCTCTGTTTCCTATTGGCTCAGCTAACGTATTCGCCCGCGAGCTGAATATAGACTTTAATGACCGCAGAAACGCTATTATGATTTCTCATTATTGCCAAAAGGAAATATGGCCCGCTATTGTAAGTTCTGATCAATCAAAAACAATTTTTATCCAAATGCTCGGCATGGGTCCCGATGGTTGGGTTGTACATAATGTTTCCACTAAAATAAAAAAAATTTTTGGTAGAGCCGCTTATGTTCTGTCAACATTTTTGATGATATTGCGCTATAAATTTCCTGAATTTAGTATTTTTATAGATGGTCACAGCTACAAAATTAACGCAGCGATAATATCTAAAGGCTGCTTTTATGGCGGTAATTTTCAAATAACGGCAGCAAGTAAACAAAGCAGTAAAAATTGTGACGCTATACTTTTTCGTTGTAATAATTTTTACAAATTTGGCTTAGCTTTTTTAAAGCTATTATTTTGCAAAAAAAATACAGACCACCTAGAAATCATAACAGCCAAAGAAATTATCGTTCCCGCATCTGATAATATTTTTATGCAAATTGATGGTGATGTTTTTTCGGCAAAAGAAATAAAAATATCTATATCTCCACACCCTTTGAGACTATTAGTACCAAAAAATAATAGTAACAACTTTTAG